A single Argentina anserina chromosome 7, drPotAnse1.1, whole genome shotgun sequence DNA region contains:
- the LOC126803200 gene encoding endoglucanase 4-like, which produces MSLFGRLMLVVLLAAMMAVMVVKASQDYGDALTKSILFFEGQRSGKLPSRQRMTWRKDSALHDGLQIGVDLVGGYYDAGDNVKFSFPMAFSTTMLSWSVLEFGKEMGADLPRALDAIRWGTDYFLKATSIPGFVFAQVGEPYDDHNCWERPEDMDTPRNPYAVSKQFPGSEVSAEIAAALAASSIVFKHVDLQYSARLLKRARMVFEFAENYRGSYNDALGPWVCPFYCDFSGYEDELIWGAAWLFKATKIPTYSKYVLENVNKLQKSVMRNINGLPYSSVGGSFAEFGWDSKHAGINVLASKLLSNIDIGSSSFVINSDKFICSLLPESPTLSVSYSPGGLLFKPGGSNMQHATTLSFLLVVYSHYLKKANRVVRCNNVVATPARLVQVAKGQVDYILGNNPLNMSYMVGYGNKFPQRIHHRGSSIPSMGQHPQQIGCKDGSVYFDNSNANPNLLTGAVVGGPDIKDSYTDSRVDFVHSEPTTYINAPFVGVLAYFKSHP; this is translated from the exons ATGAGTTTATTTGGGAGGCTGATGTTGGTGGTTTTATTGGCGGCGATGATGGCGGTGATGGTTGTGAAGGCTTCGCAGGACTATGGGGATGCATTGACGAAGAGCATATTGTTCTTCGAGGGCCAGAGGTCAGGGAAACTTCCCTCTCGTCAGAGAATGACCTGGAGGAAAGATTCTGCACTTCATGATGGACTTCAGATTGGT GTTGATTTGGTTGGGGGTTACTACGATGCTGGCGACAATGTGAAGTTCAGCTTTCCGATGGCATTCTCAACAACAATGCTGTCATGGAGCGTGTTAGAGTTCGGGAAGGAGATGGGTGCAGACCTACCCCGTGCACTTGATGCCATTCGATGGGGAACTGACTACTTCCTCAAGGCCACAAGCATTCCTGGCTTTGTGTTTGCTCAAGTTGGTGAACCTTACGACGACCACAATTGTTGGGAAAGGCCTGAGGATATGGACACCCCAAGAAACCCCTATGCAGTGAGCAAACAGTTCCCGGGTTCTGAAGTCTCGGCAGAGATTGCAGCCGCTCTAGCAGCCTCTTCCATAGTTTTTAAGCATGTTGATTTACAATACTCTGCAAGGCTTCTCAAAAGGGCTCGAATG GTGTTTGAGTTTGCAGAAAATTACCGAGGATCCTATAATGATGCACTTGGACCGTGGGTTTGTCctttttattgtgattttagCGGCTATGAG GATGAACTGATTTGGGGAGCAGCGTGGTTGTTCAAGGCAACTAAGATTCCTACATACTCGAAATATGTCTTGGAAAATGTAAACAAGCTGCAAAAATCTGTCATGAGAAATATAAATGGTCTTCCATACTCTTCTGTAGGTGGAAGCTTTGCCGAATTTGGATGGGATTCAAAGCACGCTGGCATCAATGTACTCGCTTCAAAG TTGTTGTCTAACATCGATATAGGTTCCAGTTCTTTCGTTATCAATTCCGACAAGTTCATATGCAGTTTATTACCCGAATCGCCAACTCTGTCCGTCTCATACTCTCCAG GTGGGCTTTTGTTTAAACCTGGAGGAAGTAATATGCAGCATGCAACAACTCTATCATTTCTCTTAGTTGTTTATTCTCACTATCTGAAGAAAGCCAATCGAGTAGTTCGCTGTAACAATGTTGTTGCCACTCCAGCTAGACTTGTTCAAGTTGCAAAAGGCCAG GTGGATTACATACTAGGAAATAACCCTTTGAACATGTCATATATGGTCGGGTATGGCAATAAGTTTCCCCAGAGAATTCATCATCGGGGGTCATCGATACCGTCGATGGGGCAACACCCTCAACAGATTGGTTGCAAAGACGGAAGCGTTTACTTCGACAACAGTAATGCCAACCCTAATCTGCTAACTGGGGCTGTTGTTGGAGGACCAGATATAAAAGATTCATATACAGATTCTCGAGTGGATTTTGTGCACTCTGAACCAACCACATACATCAATGCACCATTTGTAGGCGTCTTGGCTTACTTCAAATCGCATCCATGA
- the LOC126803803 gene encoding endoglucanase 17-like → MRTLEPAVRATSPGGGRSEEYPSRGPVNNRNAHNRKFGLSHNYTDALFKCILFFEGQRTGNLPPSQRMTWRKDSALKDGRITPSDDLVGGYYDAGDNVKFNFPMAFTTTMLSWSVLEFGNLMGSELQHALEAIRWATDYLLKATNEPGSVIGVVGDPNVYRLLVFTSYT, encoded by the exons ATGAGGACCTTGgagccggcggtgagggccacgtcgcctggaggagggagatcggag GAATACCCTTCCAGGGGTCCTGTTAATAATAGGAATGCTCACAACAGAAAGTTTGGTTTGTCACACAACTACACTGATGCTTTGTTCAAGTGCATATTGTTTTTCGAAGGCCAGAGAACTGGAAACTTACCACCTTCGCAAAGAATGACTTGGAGGAAAGATTCAGCCCTGAAGGATGG GCGTATTACACCCTCAGACGATCTTGTTGGGGGTTACTATGATGCAGGTGACAATGTGAAGTTCAACTTTCCCATGGCCTTCACGACAACAATGTTGTCGTGGAGCGTTCTAGAGTTTGGAAATTTGATGGGATCTGAACTTCAACATGCTTTGGAAGCTATAAGATGGGCAACTGATTATTTGCTTAAAGCCACAAATGAACCTGGTTCAGTGATTGGCGTAGTAGGCGACCCCAATGTATATAGATTGTTAGTTTTTACTTCGTACACGTAA